From Hippoglossus hippoglossus isolate fHipHip1 chromosome 14, fHipHip1.pri, whole genome shotgun sequence:
TACCATGACCGAACGTCAAAACACAAGTCCGGCTACACCTCAACATTTCAGGCAAGttgcacatgcagacacacacggtATAGAACAAACTGCACTTGTTTATAATTCACATCTGTTCAGGGGCTCTCCTTTTATTGTAGAAAAAAGTGTGAGGGTCCGACTACATGTGCCAGTTTCACCTGTGGGATTTGTTTGAGTGCTGGAAACCTCCAAACCCCAAAGGTGctttactgctgctgtgtgttcagGAAACACTGCGAGGCAGGAGAGAAGAATCTGAGCGGAGATGGATATCGAAAACATAAATCTTACAAACGAAAGGACAGCCAAACCCCGAACAAATAGAGTGGACGAATTTCAAAACTGTCAACAGGCAAGCTGAGAAATAGAAATGCGAGAGGGGCGGATTCTCATTTACAGTCCTGACTCCATCCTCGCTCCCCATCCTTGTTGCTTCCATGACAACCAGACAGAGGGTTACGAGGTGGAGACCGTAATGAGTTTTTGTCTTTGGATAGACGCAGACGTCGCATCTCAgcccctctccttcctcctcctcctccccctaaTGACCCCCTACTTAGCAACCGCATGAAAGGTGATATTCATCCGCCTTTGATAGCGTCACCAAAACCTGTATTTGTTATGTTTATGTTATGGTTTAGTGGTGAGGAGTGAAAAGAAAGGGGTGATTAGACAGGAATTTATGTTTTGTGAATGGAGAGGAGCTTATTgggctgcatgtttgtgtgcacacatgcacgcaggtGGTTTGCAGAATAAGAAACAGATTTATATTCAGCTCAAGTAGCTTAAGCAAATCGGTTCTGGGTGTTTTCATGGACACTGTGTTCATGCAGCACAATAACAGGCAGACTGGAGGATGTTCTGGGGATGAAATGAGTCGTCTATTTTCAGGATTGTCGCAGGAGGGACagtttcattgtattttattgaatGTCAGGTGGCTTACAAACTATTTCCGGCAACACTACAGATTCAAGTAATCACCTTCGTCTTGCCGCTCTTCTCTATGCAGGGGTCCCAGGGTTCTtccacctctctgtcttccGCCAAAGTCTCCAGCTCCGGGGAAGATGGGGACGGACTCGTCACTGAAGGTGAGAAAACTCAACACGTCCCATCTGTGCGTTAGTGGGCAAAGGTGATGGAAATCATGCATGTCTGAATCATGTTCATGACCTTTGATGCATCTCCATCTCATCCATCTCTTCTGTATGTGTTCTTCCACTGGTTTGTACTTTCTGTTCTCGCCACCTCTCCCCTCCACCTTTCTTCACCCCCTCCCCCAACTTCATTCCCCCCCGAGTTTTTGATTACTTTTTCAATAGAGATCTGAAAACGAGAGACATTTACAATCAGCAAATAAATACGGCACAACAAAGAgttgataaataaaaagcaacacaagAACAGAACAGTAAAACAATTACAAGAATTGTGAATAACATCAGATAACAAAGATTTCAAATCACCAAGGAGGATGTAAGTCTGCAGTTGTGGGACAGATTGCAGCTCTTTCCATTTAAAAAGGTGGATAATACCAACATTAGTGCGAGTCTTTGTATGTATTAACCAGAGGatatgttatattttgttgtttggcGAACTATGAGTAGTAGAAAGCTTCCTCTCAATCCACTGAATTTAAGAAATAACCACAAACAGTTTTAATCTCTCTGAGTTGGAGAAATCTTAATatcatgtgacatttatttttgattttaatcatttacaGAGGAGCTGGGGAACCTTCCCAAGTGACACGAATAAATTCATGAATTAATGTTCAACCAAACATTCATTGCATATATTCCCATTTTGATTTAACAGTTTGTTCcgcatttatttttcaatttgcCACTCTGATTACCCTTCGCTAAGCCTCAGTGTGACAAAATGTCATCAGTGGGATGTAACCAGGGCCCTCGTTAACtttaaaattcatattttttttaattgtcatgGGCTCAATGATCATACGCTATTTTAAAAACCTCTATTTTAGTAAGATATGGTTTTATTATAAGAATTGTGTTATTATCAGATTCTGTgctgtctgtatttgtttttcatccattTCATAAGTCCTCTTACTTACTTGTAAATATGTTGTATTAATCACACTGTTATGGTCAATTAGACGGATTCAAATTCAGCTTTGTCTCTTCTATAATAAAACGTGACAACATACTGATGGGAGTGAAATGTCAGACTCCACAGATAAAGGTGcaggtcacatttaaaaacaacataaaacacattaagaGACAATATCCAACAGAGAAATCCTTCTCTAGCCATTGTggagagtgtgtttttttctaattaaaaaaaactaacattaactattataacttttttaattatttaaaattcacAATAACGTGTGTTGTAtgagacataaataaatatgttcagGGCACAGGCTGTGGTTCAGGGGCGCTGGACACGTCGCCCATAAAGCAGAGACGAGTAGCCAATAAGGGACTGTTGCTGGGGAAGATACGCGGGTAGCAAAGTAAATTCGGCCAATCAACATCGTCGGGGGAAAAATCAAAGAAGGGCGATTCTGATAGGGCCCGAGCCCGGTCACTGAGGGtcggtggaggtggaggtgagacGGTAGTGACAACGATGGCCGCGGAAACACACGAACCAGCCGCTCAGCCTCCACACTCGATCCAGTCGCTTCTCTGTAATCCGTTCGAGAGGAGACCTTTGGACGAGCAACTGCAAATTAAAGAAAGCGGACCCGACCAACCTGACATCGCAATCCGCCGGCCCGCCAGCGAGAGAGGTCAAAAGTACAAGCGAGGGTTTTCCCGCAAATGGTACAGGAGGAAGGCTTGGCTAGCGGGATGCGGACAGGTAAAGGCCGTATTTTGCTTCCCGTGTCTACTTTTAAAAACCGCTGGAGCGGACACAGCATGGACGGTTACTGGAATCCGAGATATGAAACATTTATCCGAGAAGATAAAGAAGCACGGGTGTTCGAGGGCGCACCTGGTAAACACAATGGAGCTGGCCATGCTGGGCACAGGTAGCATCGCCGAGCAGCTGGACGAAGGCCACCGGGCCCgggtgagaaaacacaacgaGGAGGTTTTTAAGAACCGGCACATTTTATCCAAGATAGTTGACTGTGTCATCTGCGGCGCCTTCGAACTGGATTTGCGCCTCCACGGGGACGCGGATTCCTCGGTCCGGGGGCTGGAAGGTTTCGTGGCTTCGCTGGACTCCGTGCTGGAGGAGCATCTCAAGAAGGCCACAGTGTTCAAAGGCACATCAAAGACAGTGCAACAGGAGCTTCTGGACTCCATGCTGTCCGTTCTTAAGGACTGCATTCTGGACGAGGTCCACGACGCCGATTATCTCGCCATTCAGGCGGACGAGACCACCGATGTGTCCACCCACAGCCagttggtgctgctgctgcggtaCATCGACCGTCACCACAACGTGCAGGAGCGGTTTTTCGAGTTCATCCCGCTTCAGGATGCAAACGGCGACTCAATCGTCACATCGCTGCTGGAGAGGCTGAGCACGCTGCTCCCCGGGGGGCGGGAGAGCCGGCTGATCGCCCAGGCCTACGACGGGGCTGCTGTGATGAGGGGGACAAAAGGTGGAGTTCAGCGTAAGGTGCTGGAAGTTTACGGAAATGCACACTACGTCCACTGCTACGCGCACCAGTTGGACCTCATCATGCAGCAGGCGACGTCACACATCCCCAGGATCAGGACGTTCTTCTCGGACCTCGGTGGGTTCTCTGAGTTCTTCTCCGGGTCCTTCAAGAGAACCGCAGTGCTCGATGAGGTGGTGGCACGCAGACTTCCCGGAACTT
This genomic window contains:
- the LOC117774125 gene encoding zinc finger MYM-type protein 1-like; protein product: MAAETHEPAAQPPHSIQSLLCNPFERRPLDEQLQIKESGPDQPDIAIRRPASERGQKYKRGFSRKWYRRKAWLAGCGQVKAVFCFPCLLLKTAGADTAWTVTGIRDMKHLSEKIKKHGCSRAHLVNTMELAMLGTGSIAEQLDEGHRARVRKHNEEVFKNRHILSKIVDCVICGAFELDLRLHGDADSSVRGLEGFVASLDSVLEEHLKKATVFKGTSKTVQQELLDSMLSVLKDCILDEVHDADYLAIQADETTDVSTHSQLVLLLRYIDRHHNVQERFFEFIPLQDANGDSIVTSLLERLSTLLPGGRESRLIAQAYDGAAVMRGTKGGVQRKVLEVYGNAHYVHCYAHQLDLIMQQATSHIPRIRTFFSDLGGFSEFFSGSFKRTAVLDEVVARRLPGTSTTRWNFHSCAVNTVFEHQADLLLCVQTIRDSSHFDPQTVREAGGFVRMLQDEDFCFFLALFHRIMPHVDTLFKQLQKRNIDSVIISGIIQSFTDRMQTIRDSIPSLHGQASGSVEQQPIKKRRTLGPGEHQQLATEVCYTILSDAKDRFSFTKHLISATLLQGDLFPEHHRRFPDSALDTTVEAYPMLSKAKLKTELCLIYENNEFRACSGALTLFLFFMENNLQDTFTETVSLLKILITTPMTTAESGRCFSTLNRIKTFLRNTKTQEHLNALAMLSMEKKLVRNIPDFNNRVVERFANQKDRRAKFLYK